From Saprospiraceae bacterium, one genomic window encodes:
- a CDS encoding YfhO family protein, whose protein sequence is MKNIDLKQITPHLITIVALWMVSVLYFLPVMQGKTIIQSDIQSWEGMAQEAIQYNENHSDPALWSNSMFGGMPLYQTILTPKGNLLRYLQAIPLALGKSPLNVFFGIMLFSYLGLLLFGIQNYIAGLGAVVIALSTGNMLLVEAGHMTKLMVISYAALTMSGLWWSYKGNLWWGIPVFAFGFGMQIMNNHVQMSYYLMIGLIPMAILHLIQTFKSGQWKQFIIVHVLLGVAAFLGLMASSTTLLTTQEYVGQTMRGGSVLSTSNTGNTSNKSGLEWDYATAWSNGWLDLCATIIPGVAGGANGEKVKGNNALKSELRKQKIPVQANMRVPTYWGALPFTGGPFYFGIVVVLFFLLGLFLLDHPIKWWLGTATLLLCLMSLGKHFEIFNRILFDYLPYYNKFRAPSSILTVAGVLCSIFSIFTISKLYTGDFVKEKLRKSLLYSTGILSAFCSFFWILGPGFFDMSGGLETQETAILVGLRKAMMSADAMRGLIFVLIAAAILYFYDRSKIKPIVFLMSIGILSLFDILSINQRYLSHSDFVKASAKSSVHNPRPVDQQIMQDQTKGYRVMDLTNDPYNNAMPSYFHHMVGGYHPAKLRRYQDLIDRCLDEESKMLQSVLQNFNGDPNDSNFVKGMNQLQVYNMLNTKYFILGERGKEIVLPNSAANGSAWFASNIHWVNTADEEIGALRNQNLKSTAVIHKEWESMAGQAGDGQGEISLQSYEPNKLEYNSNSGSDQLAVLSEIWYGPNLGWTASIDGKPAELFRVNYALRGISVPAGNHKIILEFKPTSYTIGELLSFIGSGIMLLVLGLTLWYKKRKPSA, encoded by the coding sequence ATGAAAAATATTGATTTAAAACAAATAACCCCGCATCTGATCACCATCGTCGCACTTTGGATGGTCTCCGTTCTTTACTTCCTGCCCGTGATGCAAGGCAAGACCATCATCCAGTCTGATATCCAGTCCTGGGAAGGAATGGCGCAAGAAGCCATACAATACAACGAAAACCACAGCGATCCTGCCCTCTGGTCAAACAGCATGTTCGGTGGAATGCCTCTGTATCAAACCATCCTGACCCCTAAAGGGAATCTTCTACGATATTTACAAGCAATCCCACTTGCTCTTGGTAAATCACCCCTCAATGTTTTTTTTGGGATCATGCTATTTAGTTATCTGGGTCTGCTCCTCTTTGGTATTCAAAACTACATTGCAGGATTGGGCGCTGTGGTGATCGCGCTGAGTACAGGAAATATGCTCCTGGTAGAAGCGGGTCACATGACCAAATTAATGGTGATCTCTTATGCCGCTTTAACCATGTCGGGATTGTGGTGGAGCTACAAGGGTAATCTTTGGTGGGGAATCCCGGTGTTTGCCTTTGGATTTGGGATGCAAATCATGAACAACCACGTCCAGATGAGCTATTACCTGATGATTGGTCTGATTCCAATGGCCATTCTCCATCTCATCCAAACCTTTAAAAGCGGGCAATGGAAGCAATTTATCATAGTCCATGTCTTACTGGGAGTGGCTGCCTTTCTGGGTCTGATGGCTTCGTCCACTACCCTCTTAACCACTCAGGAATACGTAGGACAAACCATGCGGGGAGGTTCTGTTTTATCCACTTCAAATACTGGAAATACAAGCAATAAATCGGGTCTGGAGTGGGACTATGCCACCGCCTGGAGCAATGGATGGCTGGATCTTTGCGCCACCATCATCCCCGGAGTCGCTGGGGGAGCCAATGGAGAAAAAGTCAAAGGCAACAATGCTTTGAAATCTGAATTGCGCAAACAGAAAATTCCTGTACAAGCCAATATGAGGGTCCCCACTTACTGGGGAGCCCTGCCTTTTACCGGTGGACCTTTCTATTTCGGCATCGTGGTGGTCCTTTTCTTTTTATTGGGTTTGTTCTTACTGGATCATCCGATCAAATGGTGGTTGGGTACAGCGACCTTATTATTGTGCCTGATGTCTTTGGGTAAGCACTTTGAGATCTTTAACCGGATTTTGTTTGATTACCTTCCCTATTACAATAAATTCAGGGCCCCAAGTTCCATTCTGACCGTCGCGGGTGTCTTGTGTTCCATTTTTTCGATCTTCACCATCAGCAAATTGTATACCGGTGATTTTGTCAAAGAAAAATTGCGCAAAAGTCTTTTGTACAGCACCGGAATTCTCTCTGCTTTTTGTTCCTTTTTCTGGATTCTGGGGCCTGGTTTTTTTGACATGTCAGGCGGACTGGAAACACAGGAGACTGCCATTCTGGTAGGATTGCGCAAAGCCATGATGTCGGCTGACGCCATGCGCGGATTGATCTTTGTACTCATAGCCGCCGCGATCCTTTATTTCTATGATCGTTCAAAAATTAAACCCATCGTTTTTTTAATGTCCATTGGCATCCTCAGCTTATTTGATATTCTAAGTATCAACCAAAGATATCTCAGCCATTCTGATTTTGTAAAGGCATCCGCCAAAAGCAGTGTCCATAATCCAAGACCCGTGGACCAACAAATTATGCAGGATCAAACAAAGGGTTATCGTGTCATGGATCTCACCAATGATCCTTACAACAACGCAATGCCTTCGTATTTCCACCACATGGTAGGCGGTTATCATCCGGCCAAACTCAGAAGGTATCAGGATCTGATCGATCGCTGCCTTGATGAGGAAAGTAAAATGTTGCAATCAGTCTTGCAAAATTTTAATGGCGATCCGAACGACAGCAATTTTGTAAAAGGAATGAATCAACTTCAGGTGTACAATATGCTCAATACAAAATATTTTATCCTGGGTGAAAGAGGAAAAGAAATCGTGCTTCCCAATTCTGCGGCCAATGGATCTGCATGGTTTGCTTCTAACATCCACTGGGTGAATACGGCAGATGAAGAAATCGGAGCATTGCGAAATCAAAATCTAAAATCCACTGCAGTGATCCACAAAGAATGGGAGTCAATGGCTGGACAAGCCGGTGACGGCCAGGGAGAAATATCTCTCCAATCCTACGAACCCAACAAACTGGAATACAATAGCAATTCGGGTTCGGATCAACTGGCGGTCCTCTCTGAAATTTGGTATGGACCGAACCTCGGCTGGACTGCAAGCATTGATGGCAAGCCAGCCGAACTGTTTAGGGTAAATTATGCCTTAAGGGGAATCAGCGTACCGGCCGGCAATCATAAAATCATTTTAGAGTTCAAACCCACCTCCTATACAATTGGTGAATTGCTCAGTTTTATTGGATCCGGAATTATGCTGCTGGTATTGGGATTGACCCTATGGTACAAAAAACGAAAACCTTCTGCATGA
- a CDS encoding polysaccharide biosynthesis C-terminal domain-containing protein, translated as MGIIRAQSVRSTILIYTAMLIGLINLVLLMPQFFTKEQIGMTRTILTLALLLSQFSEMGASGITYRFFPFYKKQGAEDLLWILLLITAAGFTLVGGISYFFRDWIFSGFYAECPALQDYEHLIFLATFFTLYNGLGSYYCAVHLKTVVPRAINELVPRIGNTFLIVAFALEWIDFSTYFTLFTGLLILMVALIWGYIVYLKKLHLSFKISPLTRRVYKKLLVFGGMGLLGNSLGTLISYIDTLMLGSLSGQEDVAVFSIGYYLITIMTAPYLAIIAVVSPLLAKAIRQKDWTQVLEYYQKTSTNHFIIGSFILGGIVLCFEDFIRLLPPSQGYEASFSIILFFGVGKLLGMISGCNAEIIAYSKYYRFNFYLQLAVAVICVISNYYFISSMGLQGAAISGLICLIIYNVARFVFVKVKLNIQPFTRSTVLSILLLVLALLLSALLTYFANIRIEGHTHSFIVINLFIKSGIWSIIFMTLLYWIKPSDDIRIFFEVIKSKFRKPIIK; from the coding sequence ATGGGTATCATCAGGGCACAAAGTGTCAGATCGACCATTTTAATTTATACCGCCATGCTCATCGGTCTGATCAACCTTGTGTTGCTCATGCCACAATTTTTTACCAAAGAACAAATCGGGATGACACGGACCATCCTGACCCTGGCCTTGTTGTTGAGCCAGTTTTCAGAAATGGGTGCTTCGGGAATCACCTATCGCTTTTTTCCGTTTTACAAAAAACAAGGAGCTGAAGATTTGTTGTGGATTCTTTTGTTGATCACTGCAGCTGGGTTTACCCTGGTAGGAGGAATCAGTTATTTTTTTCGCGATTGGATCTTCTCCGGTTTTTATGCGGAATGTCCCGCACTACAAGATTATGAGCATCTGATTTTTCTGGCCACCTTCTTCACCCTTTACAATGGATTGGGCAGTTATTACTGTGCGGTCCATTTGAAAACTGTGGTGCCGCGTGCCATCAATGAACTCGTGCCCAGAATTGGCAATACCTTTCTCATTGTAGCATTTGCTTTGGAGTGGATTGATTTTTCTACTTATTTCACCTTGTTTACTGGCTTACTGATCCTGATGGTGGCATTGATTTGGGGCTATATTGTGTATTTGAAAAAACTGCATTTGTCTTTCAAAATTAGTCCGCTTACCAGACGGGTTTATAAAAAATTGTTGGTGTTTGGCGGCATGGGTTTGTTGGGTAACAGCCTTGGAACCCTCATCAGTTACATTGACACCCTTATGCTCGGCTCACTCAGCGGACAAGAAGATGTCGCCGTGTTTTCCATTGGGTATTATTTGATCACCATCATGACTGCACCATACCTGGCCATCATCGCGGTGGTAAGCCCGTTGTTGGCAAAAGCCATCCGACAAAAAGACTGGACTCAGGTTCTTGAGTATTACCAAAAGACTTCCACCAATCATTTTATCATCGGATCCTTTATTTTGGGAGGAATCGTACTATGCTTTGAAGATTTTATCAGACTACTGCCTCCAAGTCAAGGATATGAGGCTTCATTTTCGATTATTCTTTTTTTTGGTGTGGGAAAGCTATTGGGCATGATCTCCGGTTGTAATGCAGAGATCATCGCATATTCAAAATACTATCGTTTCAATTTCTATTTACAGCTGGCGGTCGCCGTCATCTGTGTGATCAGCAATTATTATTTTATATCATCCATGGGTTTGCAGGGTGCGGCGATTTCAGGTCTGATTTGCCTGATCATTTACAATGTGGCCAGATTTGTTTTCGTAAAAGTTAAATTGAACATACAACCCTTTACAAGATCAACCGTGCTTAGCATCCTATTGCTCGTCCTTGCTTTGTTGCTCAGTGCGCTGCTGACTTATTTTGCCAACATCAGGATTGAAGGCCACACCCACAGTTTTATTGTCATCAATTTATTCATTAAATCAGGAATCTGGAGCATTATCTTTATGACATTGCTCTATTGGATCAAACCCTCCGATGACATTCGGATATTTTTTGAAGTGATTAAAAGTAAATTTAGAAAACCGATCATCAAGTAA
- the wecB gene encoding UDP-N-acetylglucosamine 2-epimerase (non-hydrolyzing): MKKVYAIIGARPQFIKHAPIELASKGKFELKTIHTGQHYDYKMSQVFFEELGISQPDHILQAGGGTHGEMTGKMLMEIEKILMAENPDMVLVYGDTNSTLAGALSAAKLNIPVIHIEAGLRSFNRSMPEEINRLMTDHLSSILFAPTDTAIANLKTEGITQGVYKTGDVMCDMIRIAKERNILKDSSENFIYMTLHRPYNTDDLDRLYQILDALQDLSIPVKFFAHPRSRQRLSSENHQKNWPKLQIEEPLSYFDNLNAMHQSKCIITDSGGIQKEAYILRKKCITLRSETEWTETLRGGWNQLIWEDLDRLKAAVESVPGSYIEGIYGDGRGADEIVERICSAFI; this comes from the coding sequence ATGAAGAAAGTATATGCCATCATTGGTGCAAGACCACAATTTATCAAACATGCTCCCATCGAATTGGCATCTAAAGGCAAATTTGAATTAAAGACCATTCATACCGGTCAACACTATGATTATAAAATGAGTCAGGTCTTTTTTGAAGAGCTTGGAATCAGCCAACCGGATCATATTTTGCAAGCAGGAGGAGGTACGCATGGTGAGATGACCGGAAAAATGTTGATGGAGATTGAAAAAATATTGATGGCTGAAAATCCAGACATGGTTTTGGTGTATGGAGACACGAACTCTACATTGGCTGGTGCTTTGTCTGCTGCAAAATTAAACATACCGGTCATACACATTGAAGCAGGTCTGAGAAGTTTCAATCGAAGCATGCCGGAAGAAATCAACCGATTAATGACAGATCATCTTTCTTCCATTTTGTTTGCACCTACGGATACGGCCATTGCCAATTTGAAAACCGAGGGCATTACCCAAGGAGTCTATAAAACGGGGGATGTCATGTGTGATATGATCCGCATTGCAAAGGAGCGAAATATACTAAAGGATTCTTCTGAGAATTTTATCTACATGACTTTGCACAGACCCTATAATACAGATGATCTGGATAGACTATATCAAATTCTGGATGCCTTGCAAGATCTGTCCATTCCGGTGAAGTTTTTTGCCCACCCAAGAAGTCGCCAGAGATTAAGCAGCGAAAACCATCAAAAAAACTGGCCCAAGCTGCAAATTGAAGAGCCCCTGTCTTATTTTGACAATTTGAATGCAATGCACCAATCGAAATGTATTATTACAGACAGCGGAGGCATTCAAAAAGAGGCCTACATTCTCCGTAAAAAATGCATCACCCTAAGAAGTGAAACGGAATGGACGGAGACTCTCCGGGGAGGCTGGAACCAATTAATCTGGGAAGACCTGGACAGACTAAAGGCAGCGGTTGAGTCGGTACCGGGCTCATATATAGAAGGTATTTATGGTGATGGACGTGGAGCAGATGAGATTGTGGAGAGGATTTGTTCGGCATTCATATAA
- a CDS encoding glycosyltransferase family 2 protein translates to MKFSIVYPTRNRPELLKEGIRSILLQEFQDWELIISDNDPGKSAENIFNQYKKDERIKYHWTGGQLAMADNFTFGLSKATGDYVTVLTDKTTLIPSCLNICNDLLNKEEYDLINWSEAHFYPRSKNNISSSPGFLRIVYQTNEFKIFDPKEEIKYLLEFRKHRSHDMPHYFRGKILFGVVRRKLIADLVEKKEFFLKYAPDYTTRMIVLSRARKAIEITAPLQCAFISGDSNGMLCSIYPDKAFAFFNDADQHSNVNTYFPIKGLYTSQQNHVAGDYLFSLFKLDIPANINMTNLYRTMLFDLLKVKWNNPETKNKQMNLFYKAIQAQNIKFRLYFFLVSYPIAIFLYWRYLLNKLRIKIYSETNSGLVKSILKHKEVNTEYENITEANLNLANEFKMFSSSSKTK, encoded by the coding sequence ATGAAATTCAGTATTGTATATCCCACCAGAAATCGACCAGAATTATTGAAAGAAGGTATCCGGTCTATTCTTCTTCAGGAATTCCAGGATTGGGAATTAATTATTTCTGACAATGACCCCGGAAAATCTGCGGAAAATATTTTTAATCAATACAAAAAAGATGAGAGAATCAAATACCACTGGACGGGTGGTCAATTGGCCATGGCGGATAATTTTACCTTCGGTCTTTCAAAAGCCACCGGTGATTATGTGACCGTATTAACGGATAAGACAACTTTAATACCTTCCTGTCTTAATATTTGCAATGACTTATTAAATAAGGAGGAATATGATCTTATCAATTGGAGCGAAGCACATTTCTATCCAAGATCAAAAAATAACATTTCAAGTTCACCTGGTTTCTTGAGGATAGTTTATCAAACCAATGAATTTAAGATATTTGACCCAAAAGAAGAAATAAAATACTTATTGGAATTTAGAAAACACCGCAGCCATGATATGCCCCACTATTTCAGAGGTAAAATACTTTTTGGAGTGGTCAGAAGGAAATTAATAGCAGATTTGGTAGAAAAGAAAGAATTCTTTCTTAAGTATGCCCCTGACTATACCACAAGAATGATTGTATTGTCGAGAGCCCGTAAAGCGATTGAAATTACAGCACCACTCCAATGCGCTTTTATTAGCGGAGATTCAAATGGAATGCTATGTTCTATCTATCCGGATAAAGCCTTTGCTTTTTTTAATGATGCAGATCAACACTCAAATGTCAACACGTACTTTCCAATAAAAGGTCTCTATACAAGCCAACAAAACCATGTTGCAGGTGACTACTTGTTCAGCCTTTTCAAATTAGACATCCCTGCAAACATTAACATGACAAATTTATACCGAACAATGCTATTTGATTTATTGAAAGTAAAATGGAATAATCCCGAAACCAAAAATAAACAGATGAATTTGTTCTATAAAGCGATACAAGCTCAGAATATCAAATTTAGATTGTATTTTTTTCTTGTAAGTTATCCCATTGCAATTTTCTTGTATTGGAGATATCTTCTTAATAAACTTCGAATAAAAATATATTCCGAAACAAATTCCGGTTTAGTAAAATCCATTCTAAAACACAAAGAAGTAAATACAGAATATGAGAATATCACAGAAGCCAACTTGAATTTGGCAAACGAATTTAAAATGTTTTCTTCAAGTTCGAAGACCAAATGA
- a CDS encoding gliding motility-associated C-terminal domain-containing protein → MKFNFKILIIFHLLLLRAHSQNITEGYFPLEYANPDLGPCIALNTLLDSNQNLIHIYKTAEGFKVTISDSNFYITHEKHYKPSTIKIIDLFMVSFNSNHEVIVAGTAEGNKILIIKLSIVGDIIWAKSFYNQFSFDLNAMSINKFNEIFIGCLANYQKPGQSYFTLILDNNGQTINSQNISLSIRNFYSAYCSVSTVDNSFILSGSGPRISNLFSLWLLKVNRFGYVEWSKLYTPRFAPEPNYGAFGVSIEALENDRYMVMGRYGDDLRGANLFPNEMAGLMVEINGSGDIVSSNKLQFSSPAHCNPVDILYKNGNYYLIGSESYTHLGKGLFIAKYDSDRNIDFAKYLPGNLRYPRIEIYSDKLLLTGYTTIQNKNFQYFNKTDINHFDLCNGQAVSAHFTPIQLTEMDHSFTFTSTVSQADVIFEPIQSPCLMINKFICKRENNINFQQINYSRYFENDTALFFCQGTPIFFNGKYYSKAGIYYDTTQYSSNVCDTIHKISISEILSDSTKLEYLLCIGDTLTIGGKSFTKPDLYYLSDVNKFGCDSIIVLDLKQRDFNYLQQNFTICQGDSIEINGVFYKNSTRFVDTISSIDHCDTIVNNNIQMLPYGQRIINLDLCQGDSVTIGNKTYYNSGHFIDTLSTNGFCDTIYHINIFELSIDTTNQDYNICIGDTIVVDNFKFFTEGNYKIGLQNIHGCDSLIFLKIYINDYYFDQRSYSICLGDSILLNGTYYKEETQFKDTLLSFETCDTIVEYRIHLLTYGQRQQTIQLCPGDTFYIGENKYFQSGIYTDTISTPENCDSIIYTQILQLEESNTLLDFSICDNDSILIDKRYYSSEGTHTLHYTNHFGCDSIVKILIHRHRSSSNVIDTFICEEENIKIGNSIISQSGIYFIELKNQYNCDSLIEARVMSKDCYQIYIPNAFSPNQDGVNDECKIYHNGVSNLNIEIYDRWGGMVFKSNSVSGTWDGNSQGKDCMVGVYA, encoded by the coding sequence ATGAAGTTTAATTTTAAAATACTGATTATTTTTCATTTACTTCTTTTGAGAGCCCATTCTCAAAATATTACCGAAGGTTACTTTCCACTTGAATATGCCAATCCAGATCTTGGCCCTTGTATTGCTTTAAATACCTTGCTTGACTCAAATCAAAACCTTATCCACATTTATAAAACAGCAGAAGGATTTAAAGTAACGATTTCAGATTCTAATTTTTATATTACGCATGAAAAACATTACAAACCATCGACAATTAAAATAATTGATTTATTCATGGTATCATTTAATAGCAACCATGAAGTGATTGTAGCCGGGACGGCAGAAGGCAATAAAATACTAATCATTAAATTAAGTATAGTTGGTGATATAATTTGGGCTAAATCTTTTTATAATCAATTTTCTTTTGATTTAAATGCTATGAGTATTAATAAATTCAACGAGATTTTTATTGGATGCCTGGCCAATTACCAAAAACCCGGACAATCCTATTTCACTTTGATCCTTGACAACAATGGCCAAACAATCAACTCACAAAATATCAGCTTAAGTATTCGCAATTTTTATTCTGCCTATTGTTCTGTTTCTACAGTGGACAATTCATTTATCCTTTCAGGATCTGGACCTCGAATTTCCAATCTTTTTTCACTGTGGCTGCTTAAAGTAAACAGATTTGGCTACGTTGAATGGTCAAAATTATACACTCCAAGATTTGCACCTGAACCAAATTATGGTGCCTTTGGCGTTTCGATCGAAGCTTTGGAAAATGATAGATATATGGTCATGGGAAGATATGGTGATGATTTAAGAGGTGCCAATCTTTTCCCAAATGAAATGGCAGGATTGATGGTAGAGATAAACGGATCGGGTGACATTGTATCCTCCAACAAATTACAATTTTCAAGTCCTGCGCATTGCAATCCTGTCGATATATTATATAAAAATGGAAATTACTACCTGATAGGCTCTGAAAGTTATACCCACTTGGGGAAGGGTTTATTTATAGCAAAGTATGACTCTGATAGGAATATAGATTTTGCAAAATATTTACCAGGAAATTTAAGGTATCCAAGAATTGAAATATATTCTGATAAACTTCTTTTAACAGGTTACACTACAATCCAAAATAAGAATTTCCAATATTTCAATAAAACGGATATCAATCATTTTGATTTGTGCAATGGACAAGCTGTATCAGCCCATTTCACACCCATTCAATTAACTGAAATGGATCATAGTTTTACATTTACGTCAACTGTCAGTCAAGCTGATGTGATTTTTGAACCCATTCAATCGCCTTGTTTAATGATCAATAAATTCATTTGCAAACGGGAAAATAATATCAATTTTCAACAAATCAATTATTCGAGGTACTTCGAAAATGACACAGCACTCTTCTTTTGCCAGGGAACTCCTATTTTTTTTAATGGAAAATATTATTCCAAGGCTGGAATCTATTATGACACCACACAATATTCTTCCAATGTATGCGACACCATCCACAAAATTTCAATTTCTGAAATCTTATCGGATTCTACTAAATTAGAATATTTGCTTTGTATAGGAGATACTTTGACCATTGGTGGTAAATCTTTTACGAAACCAGACCTGTACTACTTGTCTGACGTCAACAAATTTGGTTGCGACAGTATTATTGTCCTAGATTTGAAACAGAGAGATTTTAACTATCTGCAACAAAATTTTACCATTTGTCAAGGCGATTCCATCGAGATCAATGGAGTTTTTTATAAGAACAGCACCCGTTTTGTAGATACCATTTCGTCCATTGACCATTGTGATACCATTGTAAATAATAATATTCAAATGTTGCCGTATGGCCAGAGAATCATAAACCTGGATTTGTGTCAGGGGGATTCTGTCACAATAGGAAATAAAACGTATTACAATTCAGGTCATTTTATTGACACTTTGAGTACCAACGGTTTTTGTGATACCATCTACCATATTAATATTTTTGAATTATCCATTGACACCACCAATCAGGATTACAATATATGCATTGGAGATACCATTGTTGTTGACAATTTTAAATTCTTTACCGAGGGAAATTATAAAATTGGCCTTCAAAATATTCATGGATGTGATAGTCTTATTTTCTTAAAAATCTATATAAATGATTATTATTTTGATCAAAGATCCTACTCTATTTGTCTTGGGGATTCCATTCTCCTAAATGGAACCTATTACAAAGAAGAAACGCAATTCAAAGACACCCTTCTTTCATTTGAAACTTGCGACACCATTGTTGAATACCGCATCCATCTGTTAACTTACGGACAGCGTCAGCAAACTATTCAACTTTGCCCAGGTGACACTTTTTATATTGGAGAAAATAAATATTTCCAGTCAGGAATATATACCGATACCATTTCAACACCGGAAAATTGCGATTCTATTATTTATACACAAATATTACAGCTTGAAGAATCAAATACACTGTTAGATTTTTCTATTTGCGACAATGATTCAATATTAATTGATAAAAGGTATTATTCATCAGAAGGTACTCATACATTACATTATACAAATCATTTCGGATGCGACAGTATTGTTAAAATTTTAATTCACAGACACCGAAGTTCCAGCAATGTGATTGACACTTTTATATGTGAAGAAGAGAATATCAAAATTGGTAATAGCATCATATCCCAATCGGGTATTTACTTCATAGAATTAAAAAATCAATATAATTGTGATAGCTTAATCGAAGCCAGAGTAATGTCCAAAGATTGCTATCAGATATACATTCCCAATGCATTCAGTCCGAATCAAGACGGAGTCAATGATGAATGCAAAATTTACCACAATGGGGTATCAAATTTGAACATAGAAATATATGACCGTTGGGGAGGAATGGTGTTTAAATCCAACTCGGTTTCTGGAACCTGGGATGGAAATTCACAAGGTAAAGATTGCATGGTTGGTGTCTATGCCTAA
- a CDS encoding glycosyltransferase family 1 protein: protein MHILLIYHQKPRQQRKAIAAHLQAFGRQEQHPVVYWNIAYGDPPLLNDSTFNAILFHFTFFLPNINKPFDHLFKSWPKLKKTKIYKAAMVQDEYIHSTSLCHFMKEFGVSEIFTCLPESLWQTVYPSAFTGIQHYHTVLTGYIDEDMISKYSNYALPHEQRSLDVAYRARKMPFNLGSFGTYKWRLTEIFSEKLKNSHLKTDLSNDPNRFIFGEDWYRFVGSTRTMLGCEGGSSLHDPDGSIRKCCENYQLEFPDADFETVESHCFPGLDGKFPYYALSPRHFEAAVSKTCQVLIEGDYNGIFQSGVHYISIAKDWSNLEEVIQKINDREYCEKIAERAYADIVASGLYTYPRFVETVFHQIQLHLKVPEMSGQNASATQIFKLFHQYPWLYSPFLYSKAMVTEWAKRAVWFLGLDRFSWFKKLEQKLFGSIATR from the coding sequence ATGCACATCCTCCTCATCTACCATCAAAAACCAAGGCAACAGAGAAAAGCCATAGCTGCGCATTTGCAGGCCTTTGGCCGGCAGGAACAGCATCCGGTAGTGTATTGGAATATTGCCTATGGTGATCCTCCCTTATTAAATGATTCTACCTTTAATGCCATCCTTTTTCACTTTACTTTTTTCCTGCCAAACATCAACAAACCATTTGATCATTTATTTAAATCCTGGCCCAAACTCAAAAAAACCAAGATCTATAAAGCGGCAATGGTACAGGATGAATACATTCATTCAACAAGTCTTTGCCACTTTATGAAGGAATTTGGAGTATCTGAAATCTTCACCTGTCTTCCGGAATCTCTCTGGCAAACAGTCTATCCTTCAGCTTTTACAGGGATTCAACATTATCATACGGTCCTCACAGGATACATCGACGAAGACATGATTTCCAAATACAGCAATTATGCACTCCCCCACGAACAAAGATCACTCGATGTAGCCTACCGTGCGCGCAAAATGCCTTTTAATCTTGGATCTTTTGGCACTTACAAATGGAGACTCACAGAAATATTTTCTGAAAAACTAAAAAACAGCCATTTAAAAACCGACCTGTCCAATGATCCCAATCGGTTTATTTTTGGCGAGGATTGGTATCGCTTTGTCGGAAGTACAAGGACAATGTTGGGATGTGAGGGGGGATCCAGTTTACACGATCCGGATGGCAGCATCCGAAAATGCTGTGAAAATTATCAACTGGAATTCCCCGATGCCGATTTTGAAACGGTCGAAAGCCATTGCTTTCCAGGGCTCGATGGAAAATTTCCCTATTACGCGCTTTCACCACGACATTTTGAAGCAGCCGTGAGCAAAACCTGCCAGGTATTGATCGAAGGTGATTACAATGGCATCTTCCAATCCGGCGTCCATTACATTTCAATCGCCAAAGACTGGTCCAATCTGGAAGAGGTCATTCAAAAAATAAATGACCGTGAATACTGTGAAAAAATAGCAGAAAGGGCCTATGCCGACATCGTCGCTTCGGGACTTTATACCTATCCCCGCTTTGTCGAAACCGTCTTTCATCAAATTCAACTCCATCTCAAAGTACCTGAAATGTCCGGGCAAAACGCTTCGGCCACTCAGATTTTTAAGCTTTTTCACCAATATCCCTGGCTCTATTCTCCCTTCCTTTACTCCAAAGCCATGGTCACCGAATGGGCAAAAAGAGCCGTATGGTTTCTGGGTCTGGATCGCTTTTCCTGGTTTAAAAAACTGGAACAAAAGCTCTTTGGCAGCATTGCCACCCGATGA